From a region of the Coprococcus comes ATCC 27758 genome:
- a CDS encoding prephenate dehydrogenase yields MKQKKIGFIGLGLIGGSIAKAIRRYYPDYEIVAFDKNRETLALATQESIINVACTSIDDNFRGCNYIFLCAPVAFNTAYLKQMMPYLHDDMILTDVGSVKTPIHDEIIRLGLEDYFIGGHPMAGSEKSGFANSKPILIENAYFVLTPSAKVAKKKVDAYASFVESLRALPIVLDYHEHDIVTGTISHLPHIIAASLVNFVRDTDTKDELMKTLAAGGFKDITRIASSSPTMWEHICAQNQSNISQILGNYIETLNEAKKLVDAGDSQGIYDMFDHSRNYRNSMPNGSAGPIKRAFEIYCDIPDEAGVIATIATILASNALSIKNIGIVHNREFEEGVLRIEFYDSISCEKAVALLQKHRYIVYER; encoded by the coding sequence ATGAAACAGAAAAAAATCGGATTTATCGGACTCGGACTCATTGGGGGCTCTATTGCAAAGGCGATCCGGCGATATTATCCGGATTATGAGATTGTCGCTTTCGACAAGAATAGAGAAACTCTGGCACTTGCCACACAAGAATCCATCATCAATGTGGCCTGTACCTCAATCGATGATAATTTCCGAGGCTGCAACTACATCTTCTTATGTGCCCCGGTCGCTTTCAACACTGCATATTTAAAGCAGATGATGCCTTACCTGCATGATGATATGATCCTGACTGACGTCGGAAGTGTCAAAACTCCGATCCATGACGAGATCATCCGGCTGGGACTGGAGGATTACTTTATCGGAGGACACCCGATGGCCGGTTCCGAAAAGAGTGGTTTTGCCAATTCCAAACCAATCCTGATTGAGAACGCTTACTTTGTTCTCACCCCTTCCGCCAAAGTAGCGAAAAAAAAGGTTGATGCATACGCATCTTTCGTAGAATCCTTGCGTGCACTTCCAATCGTACTGGATTATCATGAACACGACATCGTCACCGGCACGATCAGCCACTTGCCACATATCATTGCCGCAAGTCTGGTCAACTTTGTCAGAGACACCGACACCAAGGATGAGCTGATGAAAACCCTCGCCGCCGGCGGCTTTAAGGACATTACGCGAATCGCCTCTTCCTCACCGACCATGTGGGAACATATCTGTGCACAGAATCAGAGTAATATTTCCCAGATCCTTGGAAATTATATCGAAACATTAAATGAAGCGAAAAAACTGGTTGATGCCGGAGACTCCCAGGGAATCTACGATATGTTCGACCATTCCCGGAACTACCGCAATTCCATGCCAAACGGTTCTGCCGGCCCGATCAAGCGTGCATTCGAGATCTACTGTGACATCCCGGATGAAGCCGGTGTGATCGCCACCATTGCGACCATCCTCGCTTCTAATGCACTCAGCATTAAGAACATCGGAATCGTTCATAACCGTGAATTTGAAGAAGGCGTACTCCGCATCGAATT
- a CDS encoding elongation factor G, which translates to MKVYRTDEIRNVVLLGHGGSGKTSLAEAMAYVSGATNRMGSVENGNTISDFDKEEQKRKFSLSTSLIPIEWEKAKINILDTPGYFDFVGEVEEAVSAADAAVIVVSGKAGVQVGTEKAWELCDKYNLPRMIYVTEMDVDDASFRQVVEDLTARYGKVIAPHFQPIRENEKLVGYVNVIKNAGRRYTGLGQREECEIPDYCLPNLQIYREKLLEAVAETSEAFMERYFEGDEFSVEEIRSAMRTEVMDGDIVPVAMGSNVQAQGVANLLSDIVRFFPSPEYRECVGINRKTNEIFEAHHDFAAAKTAYVFKTMVDPFIGKYSFVKVCSGVLKGDDVLYNPESDAEAKIGKIYTLSGNKPVEVQELFAGDIGAIAKLTSTKTGDTLSTKNTPVSYGRTEYSKPYTYMKYVVNNKGDEDKVSQALAKMMAEDVTLKVVNDSENRQSLIYGMGDQHLEVTASKLAERYKVGIRLETPKVAFRETIRKNSDVDTKYKKQSGGHGQYGHVKMRFEPSGDLDTPYVFQEEVVGGAVPKNYFPAVEKGLQESVLKGPLAGYPVVGVKATLYDGSYHPVDSSEMAFKTATIQAFKKGFMEAGPVLLEPIASVKVTVPDDYTGDVMGDLNKRRGRVLGMNPQSGGYQVIEADVPMTGMFGYCTTLRSMTGGRGSYSYEFARYEQAPADVQEKEIEKRAAEE; encoded by the coding sequence ATGAAGGTTTACAGAACGGATGAAATTAGAAACGTGGTCCTTTTAGGACATGGGGGAAGCGGAAAGACCAGTCTGGCAGAAGCGATGGCTTATGTATCTGGAGCAACAAATCGTATGGGATCTGTTGAGAACGGTAATACGATCAGTGATTTTGATAAAGAAGAACAGAAACGTAAATTCTCACTTAGCACAAGTCTGATTCCGATTGAATGGGAAAAAGCAAAGATTAATATCCTTGATACACCTGGATATTTTGATTTTGTCGGAGAAGTGGAAGAAGCAGTCAGCGCAGCCGATGCAGCTGTTATCGTTGTTTCCGGAAAAGCCGGTGTGCAGGTAGGAACCGAGAAAGCATGGGAGCTCTGTGATAAGTATAATCTTCCGCGTATGATCTATGTTACTGAGATGGATGTGGATGATGCCAGCTTCCGTCAGGTTGTTGAAGATCTGACCGCAAGATACGGTAAAGTGATTGCACCACATTTCCAACCGATCCGTGAGAACGAGAAATTAGTAGGTTATGTCAATGTTATCAAGAATGCAGGTAGAAGATACACCGGACTTGGACAGAGAGAAGAGTGTGAGATTCCGGATTACTGTCTGCCGAACCTGCAGATTTACAGAGAGAAGCTTCTTGAAGCAGTGGCAGAGACCAGTGAAGCATTTATGGAACGTTATTTTGAGGGAGATGAATTCTCGGTTGAAGAGATCCGCTCTGCCATGAGAACAGAAGTTATGGACGGAGATATCGTTCCGGTAGCAATGGGATCCAATGTTCAGGCACAGGGTGTTGCAAACTTACTGTCTGATATCGTAAGATTTTTCCCAAGTCCGGAATACCGTGAATGCGTAGGCATCAACCGTAAGACCAATGAGATCTTTGAAGCACATCATGATTTTGCAGCCGCAAAGACCGCATATGTATTCAAGACCATGGTAGATCCGTTTATCGGAAAATATTCTTTCGTAAAAGTATGTTCCGGTGTATTAAAGGGGGATGATGTCCTTTACAATCCGGAGTCAGATGCAGAAGCAAAGATCGGCAAGATCTACACCTTATCCGGCAACAAACCGGTAGAAGTTCAGGAACTGTTTGCAGGTGATATCGGAGCGATTGCAAAACTGACAAGTACAAAGACAGGGGATACCCTTTCAACAAAAAATACACCGGTATCTTATGGAAGAACCGAATACTCCAAACCGTATACATATATGAAGTATGTAGTGAATAACAAAGGTGATGAGGACAAGGTATCACAGGCTCTTGCGAAGATGATGGCAGAGGATGTGACACTGAAAGTGGTAAATGACAGTGAGAACCGCCAGTCACTGATTTATGGAATGGGTGACCAGCATCTGGAAGTGACAGCAAGCAAGCTGGCAGAGCGTTACAAAGTCGGAATCAGACTGGAGACACCAAAAGTTGCGTTCCGTGAGACGATCCGCAAGAACTCGGATGTAGATACCAAGTATAAGAAACAGTCCGGAGGACATGGACAGTATGGACATGTTAAGATGCGTTTTGAACCATCCGGAGATCTGGATACACCGTATGTATTCCAGGAAGAAGTAGTCGGAGGTGCTGTTCCGAAGAACTACTTCCCGGCGGTTGAAAAAGGATTGCAGGAATCTGTATTAAAAGGACCTCTCGCCGGATATCCGGTAGTTGGTGTGAAAGCAACTCTGTATGATGGATCTTACCATCCGGTAGATTCTTCTGAAATGGCATTTAAGACTGCGACGATCCAGGCATTTAAGAAAGGATTTATGGAAGCAGGACCGGTTCTTCTTGAGCCAATCGCATCTGTGAAAGTAACCGTTCCGGATGATTATACCGGAGACGTTATGGGAGATCTGAACAAGAGACGTGGCCGTGTTCTTGGAATGAATCCACAGTCAGGCGGATATCAGGTAATTGAAGCGGATGTACCGATGACAGGCATGTTTGGATATTGCACAACACTTCGTTCTATGACAGGTGGACGAGGAAGCTATTCGTATGAATTTGCCCGTTATGAACAGGCTCCGGCAGATGTACAGGAAAAAGAAATTGAAAAGCGTGCAGCTGAAGAATAA
- the trkA gene encoding Trk system potassium transporter TrkA, producing MKIVIIGDGKVGHKLTIQLSEENYDVVLIDQNEGKLKEALNQLDILCITGDGADAKVQKEAGVPGADLVVACASTDELNMLSCLLAKRLGAKHTIARVRNPIYYQQIDLLKEDLRLSMAVNPELAAAFEISRSILLPDTAKVETFMKGKVEMVEFIVKERSHLGGVSLAELYRKFQIKVLVCAVRRGSEVIIPNGDFVIHDGDRLHIVASHKYIEEFFHLIGKRKEPKNILVCGGGKVGYYLAKQLLGLGMQVKIIEQDWKKCEDLCDQLPKATIICGNAADHDLLIEEGIEQADALVSLTGMDEENIILALFAKTKGVDKIVAKVNEDGRAQLVEELGIDLIVSAKTATADAIMSYVRARQNSLKNVNVESMYQLVGGRVEALEFIIKEKTEYTDIPFKDLELKPNNLIACIGRKRQIIIPDGDESIQVGDSVVIVKTQKKVKDITDILAEQ from the coding sequence ATGAAAATTGTAATTATTGGGGACGGGAAGGTTGGTCATAAACTGACCATACAGTTATCCGAAGAAAATTACGATGTGGTTTTGATTGACCAGAATGAGGGGAAATTAAAAGAAGCACTGAATCAGCTTGATATTCTCTGCATTACCGGAGATGGTGCAGATGCGAAAGTGCAGAAAGAAGCAGGAGTGCCGGGCGCTGATCTTGTTGTGGCATGTGCATCGACAGACGAACTGAATATGCTGAGCTGCCTGCTCGCAAAGAGACTGGGGGCAAAGCACACGATCGCCCGTGTAAGGAATCCGATCTATTATCAGCAGATCGATCTTTTGAAAGAGGACTTAAGACTGAGTATGGCTGTCAACCCGGAACTTGCGGCTGCATTTGAGATTTCCAGATCGATCCTTCTTCCAGATACTGCAAAGGTAGAGACTTTTATGAAGGGAAAAGTCGAAATGGTAGAATTCATTGTCAAAGAAAGAAGCCATCTGGGCGGAGTATCGCTTGCTGAGCTTTACCGCAAGTTCCAGATCAAAGTTCTGGTATGTGCTGTAAGACGTGGATCGGAAGTGATCATCCCGAATGGTGATTTTGTCATCCATGATGGAGACCGGCTTCATATTGTTGCATCCCACAAATATATTGAAGAATTTTTCCATCTGATCGGAAAGCGGAAAGAGCCGAAGAATATTCTGGTTTGTGGTGGGGGAAAAGTCGGATATTATCTGGCAAAACAGCTTTTAGGACTTGGTATGCAGGTTAAGATCATTGAGCAGGACTGGAAGAAATGCGAAGATCTCTGCGACCAGCTTCCGAAAGCGACGATCATCTGTGGGAATGCCGCAGACCATGATCTTCTGATCGAAGAAGGAATTGAACAGGCAGATGCCCTGGTCAGCCTGACCGGTATGGATGAGGAGAATATTATCCTTGCACTTTTTGCAAAGACAAAAGGTGTGGACAAGATCGTGGCAAAGGTCAACGAAGACGGACGTGCCCAGCTTGTCGAGGAACTTGGGATCGATCTGATCGTATCGGCAAAGACTGCAACAGCAGATGCGATTATGAGTTATGTGCGTGCACGCCAGAATTCTCTCAAGAATGTCAATGTTGAATCTATGTATCAGCTGGTTGGCGGAAGAGTAGAAGCACTGGAATTTATTATCAAAGAAAAAACAGAATATACAGATATCCCGTTTAAGGATCTGGAACTGAAGCCGAACAATCTGATCGCATGTATCGGAAGAAAACGGCAGATCATTATTCCGGACGGGGATGAATCCATTCAGGTGGGCGACAGTGTTGTAATCGTTAAGACCCAGAAGAAAGTTAAGGATATCACAGATATTCTGGCTGAGCAATAG
- a CDS encoding TrkH family potassium uptake protein produces the protein MNVKMIRYIISKMMGAEGLLMLLPMMVGIIYGEHTSVYFLITAAILTAIYLLFGRKCPENMTIYAKEGLIIVATAWIFWSLAGALPFVLSKSIPSYVDAFFETVSGFTTTGSTILTEIEGLPKGILFWRSLTHWVGGMGVLVFVMVLTSLDEKNSMHLMRAEVPGPEADKLVPKARGTARILYGMYFALTTIEVVFLLAGGMNLFDAVTHAFSTAGTGGFSGYNASVAHFNSAYIDGVITVFMILFGINFNLYFFLLLKEFKSVFKNEELRAYLGIIAGATVVITCNIAGGYHSLLKAFRYAAFQVASVITTTGFVTADFNKWPELSKCVLLLVMVIGASAGSTGGGIKVSRLLILVKSIRRELKTMIHPKAVNIVKVNGKKVKEETMRGVYIYFIAYILILIVSVLLISINNFDFTTSFTGVLTTLNNVGPGLNLVGPVENFAKFSDFSKIVFCVDMLIGRLEIFPFLMLFSPSLWSRKF, from the coding sequence ATGAATGTGAAAATGATACGCTATATCATCAGTAAGATGATGGGAGCAGAGGGACTGCTGATGCTGCTTCCGATGATGGTTGGAATTATTTATGGCGAGCACACATCGGTTTATTTTCTGATTACAGCTGCGATCCTGACGGCAATTTATCTGCTGTTTGGCAGAAAATGCCCGGAGAACATGACGATTTATGCCAAAGAAGGTCTGATCATTGTTGCAACGGCCTGGATTTTCTGGTCACTTGCAGGTGCACTTCCATTTGTACTCAGTAAAAGTATTCCAAGCTATGTGGATGCTTTTTTTGAAACAGTATCCGGATTTACGACGACAGGTTCTACGATCCTGACTGAGATTGAAGGACTTCCGAAAGGAATTCTTTTCTGGCGTTCCCTGACACATTGGGTTGGTGGAATGGGAGTGCTGGTATTTGTTATGGTACTTACCTCTCTGGATGAGAAGAATTCCATGCATCTGATGCGTGCGGAAGTTCCGGGGCCAGAGGCAGATAAACTGGTTCCAAAGGCAAGAGGAACCGCAAGGATCCTGTATGGAATGTATTTTGCACTGACTACAATTGAGGTAGTTTTTCTTCTGGCAGGAGGGATGAACCTGTTTGACGCAGTGACACATGCATTCAGTACTGCCGGTACCGGAGGATTTTCCGGCTACAATGCAAGTGTGGCACACTTCAACAGTGCCTACATTGATGGTGTGATCACCGTATTTATGATCCTGTTTGGTATCAATTTTAACCTGTATTTCTTTCTGCTTTTGAAAGAATTTAAGAGTGTATTTAAGAATGAGGAGCTGCGTGCTTACCTGGGAATCATTGCAGGAGCAACCGTTGTGATCACCTGCAATATCGCCGGAGGTTATCATTCTCTTTTAAAGGCATTCCGCTATGCGGCGTTCCAGGTGGCATCCGTGATCACGACAACTGGATTTGTGACGGCAGATTTCAACAAGTGGCCGGAGCTTTCCAAATGTGTTCTGCTTCTTGTGATGGTAATCGGTGCTTCTGCCGGTTCAACAGGCGGTGGTATCAAAGTATCAAGACTTCTGATCCTGGTAAAAAGCATCCGCCGGGAGCTGAAAACTATGATCCATCCGAAAGCAGTCAATATCGTAAAAGTAAATGGGAAAAAAGTGAAAGAAGAGACGATGCGGGGGGTATATATATACTTTATTGCGTATATACTAATCCTGATCGTATCCGTGCTTCTGATCTCGATCAATAACTTTGATTTTACTACTTCATTTACCGGAGTGCTTACTACACTTAATAATGTAGGACCGGGACTGAATCTGGTAGGACCGGTGGAAAATTTTGCGAAGTTCTCAGACTTCTCGAAGATTGTGTTCTGCGTGGATATGCTGATCGGACGACTGGAGATCTTCCCGTTCCTGATGCTGTTCTCGCCGTCACTTTGGAGTAGAAAATTCTAA
- a CDS encoding DsrE family protein produces the protein MVNLLTGPKGSGKTQQMIERANEAVKTCEGNVFFIKKSHRDTYSLSFNIRAICMDDYDVITNTDEYLGFIYGMLSADHDIKAIFIDGILKHADITLENIPSFIETLKKISKENDVDFYVSISATNEQLGNVDFEDCTLLN, from the coding sequence ATGGTTAATTTATTGACAGGCCCAAAAGGAAGCGGAAAAACCCAGCAAATGATCGAACGTGCTAACGAAGCTGTAAAGACATGTGAAGGAAACGTATTCTTCATCAAGAAGAGCCACAGAGATACATACAGCTTATCTTTCAACATCAGAGCGATCTGCATGGATGACTATGATGTAATCACCAATACCGATGAATATCTTGGATTTATTTACGGTATGTTAAGCGCAGACCATGATATCAAAGCAATCTTTATCGACGGTATTTTAAAGCACGCCGACATCACACTTGAGAACATTCCTTCTTTCATCGAAACACTGAAAAAGATCTCCAAAGAAAATGATGTAGATTTTTATGTCAGCATCAGTGCAACGAATGAACAGCTTGGTAATGTAGATTTTGAAGATTGTACACTCCTTAACTAA